In the genome of Parus major isolate Abel chromosome 3, Parus_major1.1, whole genome shotgun sequence, the window agttttcttcccttcttaAATAATGCCATGGATGCTGTCTTGACAATATCTATGCTGCTTTACAAACCTTTGGTGGCATGTTTGCCCTACAGTAAAGGTGACATAAGCATTTATTAGATAGTAAACTACAGAAATTGTTGCAAgcacatgaaaataataaattcaataGTGGTATCAGCCTTTCCATAATGAAATCCTAATCTGAATCCTATTAACAAACCTCCATTACTGGATTTTTGCAGTAAAAGATGCTGCCACGCATGTTAGAGCAAACATCTGTCCCTGTGGCCTGGTCCTTGGAGGTACACAAAGTTGGTTTATTTTCACAGGCAGTGTGCAGGCAGGAAGTTACTGAAAGCAGTGTTTCAGAGCTGTAGTCAGGTGAAATCACCTTAATTCTGGAACTGTTTCCATGATGCCAGTGCCCAAAAAGCACAGGACCCCGGAGAGGTGGACATTCTAGCATTGCTGTACTCAGTGTGGAGAGTTCCTGTATGGAGGCAGTCAGTCTAACATCAGCCTTCAGTGCTGGGAAGTGTCACTAAATATCCCTTATTACTCTCTAAACTGCAGGAACTTTTCCCTGAATTACCCTGCCCTGTATGACCTTTGCTGAGTTGTGTCTATTTAGCATGTCATTAAATGTTGCCACAAACTAGTGTCCCTTTATTGCAGCCTTGAGAAAGAACAAGCCACAGCTTTGCTGTTCTTGTTCTGAACTGGCTGCCCAAAAGGAAACCAGCTACTGGCTTTCATGAGAATTACTTCACACAAACCAGAATGAGGCAGTGGAAATGTTTTGTGATGTTTAAagctctatttttaaaaaataattatccttAAATAAATCAACTGCATGTCTTAAAGACAGAAAGATGTCTTTTCTAGATTCTGTTGATTAGTACATGATCTGTATGAAACTGGATGTACAAGAGCTACTGTGAAACCTTTTGTGCCAGGAAGAACACTCAGCACCCTTACAGACCACACCACatctttggaaaagaaaataatcagcaGTGCAACTGGAATATAATTTATCCTACTTAACACCTATATTCCCTCTTTAAACCCTTTCCACAGTGGCACTCTCCCATCTTCATGCTAAAGGGAGGAGGAACAGAGGGTGATAAGGATTTCCACCAGACACAGCCACTTGCTGATTTCACAGCAGCTCAGTACCTGTAGCAGTTCCCATCAGAAGGGACTGCCTAGAGCTAGGAGGAGAAATGCATTTAGACCTGGACTTCCCCAGCTGTAGCAATATTGCTATTTCAGATCAGAGTTCTGCTATCATGGTTCAATCAGCATTTGCAGTTCTGGTCACCAAAGCCTTGCTGCTACCtttgctgcctgcctgggagGGGATTCACAGAGGAACTGAGAGCACATCCACCACATGCTGTGTGACAGCTGCTGGGGGGAAGGAACAGAGTGGAGAAAATCAGTTTTAGcttctagaaaaaaacccaaaattcaCAGGTAAAGGACACAATGTCTGCCAGAAAGGTAAACTCAGTCAAGCCTTTCCAAACAAAGATGCAAAGCATCTCCAGTAATTCTCTGACTGACCCTCTGAGGATCCCACTCTGGATTACCAGAATTACAAGAACCTAACGAAACTCTTAACACAGGAATTCAAGCATCCTCCTTTTTACGGCATATCTAAACCTAGGTTCTACCCTGAAACACATTCTCTTTGTAGTTACTCATTAACCTGACATCTTGGTGTatgtaataattaatttaaatatggCAGGATGAGGAAATGACTCCATGTTCAGTCCAGCTACTGCTCTAGAATATCAACAGGCTAAAATCCAGTACACCCTGGCAGTAGCAGCACAGACTTTTCAAAAGGCCTGAGCCTCTTTCAATTAATCTGAACTCTTTCAAGTTCAGATTAATTCAGAATAAAACATTAGTAAGTAATAATTAgtagtttgaaaaaaaaaaaaaaagcagaactggTTAGGTTTTGGATTGTCTTTTTAATCAAGTATAATGGAATCTCTAGAGAGGAAGACACTTTAATAAAACTTCCACACATTTATAAagctcaaatttattttttccagtggcCAGTTCAAAGTAACCCCTTCCCTCCAAAGTTCCTGCTCCCTCCATATCGGATCATTAAAAGGCTGTGGCCAACACCAAATTGCAATGAATTTGAAGCTGTGAAAGAGAAACCCCCTTGCTGCCAGGTACCTCtgtcactttattttttaaaaccatcaGAAAAGGACTTGGTAACTGCAGTTCTCTTTTTGGGTTAGCAATAACAATTTAATCTCACTGAAAGACAAGGTACCATTTAAGGCTTTCTCaatcaaactattttttttaatagcaagtTACTAGATGACCATTAACAAAGAATTAAGAGTTTCAATTAAGAGAACAGTTAGCTCTGGTCTTCATCAGGAATTTCCATCTATGTACCTCAAGcattataatttgttttttgagATAAGATCTGCTAACTTCTTCCTTTAAATTTCCAGGGTTTAAAATATGAGTTTGGAATCCTTGCTTGATGACTTGCACATCAAACTTTGAATTGTTGCTTTTTAGCACAACAGCCTTCAAGAGACAATTATGAGCTGGTACACAGGGCAGAACCACCTTTATCTCAAAAACACCTTCAGCAGAATTTACTCCTGAGAAATTTTCCACAGGGTTTAGGAGCAGTGATTTTACACTTAAAACTGATGAAACTGGGTAATTCAGACTCCCAGGTTAAGTTGACTTTCTAGAGATAAGGTAGTAGTGCCATCCCAGCTGGATCTGTGGATCTAAGTCATCCAGAGACACATATCCAGAAATGTCAGAGCCACCTGCCCAAGCTTCTAAGTGCTGAACCACATAATTTATTGCTTAAAATAGAAGAGATATGCACTAGTTCCTTCACCACTgacttctgtttcctttctcagaAATTTGTCACATTGCTGCCTTAGGGTAGAAACAAAAGTCTTGGATCTTCTCTTTCCCCAAATTTAAGGGCACACCAGAATATACTCTCAAAACAAAACTAACTCCTAGCTCTCaataaagtttttctttccaacacAGGTGCAACAACACTAAAAGTAGTCAATATTAATTTAGtacaaaaaaagcaattataATTTACAAATACTAAAATTCACTTTGTCTATCTTGGCTACTCACACTCTGGAGTCTCATTCTGAAAGTGTTCAGAGGCTTGAATGAAAAACTAAGCATCCTTATTTTGTTAAGCATCTCTTCCAGTAAAAAGCCACCTGTTCACTGTTTggttatgaaaatatttttatatgacaCTAGTCACACAAATCAGCAGGGTCTGGCTGTACAGTATTTTACACAGATAAAGTGCATCAAACAAAGAATGCCATCCAGTGCAAATTGAAACTATTTTCCTGAAATCACAACGTAGGAAGCGAGGCTCGGCTCCCTCCGCGCTATCCAATCAAAGGATCATCGTCATCACTCTGTAACTGGAGCCGGGCAAAGGGCCGGGAAGGAGCCACTCTGTTCTtggagatgatgatgatgcagGTGAAAGTGCTGAGAACCATGAAAACCCCGATGACGATCCCAATGGCCTCAGGAACACTGATGCACCACTGGTCAGCCAGCAGGCACTTGGTGTTGGCAAAGGTGCCGTTGTGCGGCCGCGGGGCGAGCCTCAGGACGTGGCACATCATGGGGTAGATGTCCACGATGTCCAGGCTGCCGTGGCTGTAGCTGCGTCGGAAGGCGGGACCGCGCGCGGCCAGGAACGGGTGCATGCTGGGCAGGGCGTTGTCATAGCCATGGTCCCCCACTGCAGCGGGGCAGAGCACACAGTTACTgtcacagcctctgctgcagagccactGCTCCCCTCCCCATCTCCCCCAACCCCAAATCACGTGTTCTAACCAAAGGTTAATGCACAACATAGAAGCAGCTGTTGGATCAACCACAGAAGGAAGCCAGAgttccttccctcttccccaaACCCCACAAGTCTTCTCCCATACTGGCCTTCCCACATGGTTCTCCTTCCCattaatctcttttcctttcagtgctTAACATTCCAGTGTTCCCCTTCCCATACTTCATGCCAAAGCTGAAAAGGAGGTTGCAACTGCACAATGACTCAATAGCTAGAAGGCAAATTTTTACTTCTCAGATTCTGGAAAGTCATCTCTCCTTGCAGAGTGGACACTTTACTTACTTATTAAAAAATCAGGCACCTTTCCCTTGATAGTGTTCAGTTCAAGCATATTAAGTACCCTCAATTCATGTTTATCAGATAAAGTACTTCAGGTGAAGGGACACCCAAAGAGTCAAAACCAAAAGACAAAGATCACTGTGCCTCTGGCAGGCATACAGCAAAACCTTCTGGCTATAAGGTCAGGAGTACTTGGACATCTGGTAGGATTTTAAGATGGACTATAAACAGCTAAAGAGCAAATTGTCAAATTTCCTAATAGCATTCCTGAAAAACCTGTCCAAGGTGCCAGAAGTCTCTcacagcagacacagcacagtACTGACTGCATTTGAGTCCATTTCTTAGTAACAGTGGAGGAATATCCCTGAGATGTGTTTCCTTGGGTGCTTCCCTGAAGCAAAACATCCAGATTCCAATTGATTAGATCACACCACTTCAGTGAGCTTCCTCTAGtcctttttaatcttttccacCATTCTGTCTGTTACCACATCTTGCTTGTTTTGACTCATGTTTCTAGAttgttttccctgccttttaCTACTTGTTTGTTGTGAACAGAGCTACTCCAAGTTCCCTCTCCAATGAAGTTCTCAATTTTTCACCTCTGAAGTAAGATTCTGGTGTGTGGAATTACTGGTACACTTGGAAATCACTGTGCTGACACTTTGTCTGTGAAGACAATAAACTTTAAACAGGCTTTTAGGCTATAATCTCCCCTGCCTGATTCTGGGAAGCCTTCAAAATTGAATTGAAAAGAGATTTACTTCAACTGATACAATGCTGTTCCTCATAAATAGTCACTTACTAACTATCTTTAGGTACATGAAATTGAATCTAACCAAAATCAAGAAAAAGGGAACTCTGACCAGAGAACACTTGTGCTACATGTTGCCAAACTGAAGATAATTGTAGCAAATCCATGGGGAAATTAAACAATAAACACATCCTCCATTAAAAAGCAGTACTTCTgtacaaatactgaaaaaaactgAACTTAATTCTGCAAAGGGCAGATAATAAGATCAGCCAAACTGTGTGCAACCAGGATTTTACACCACTCAACACCTGTCTCTAACAGCAGTTGTACAGGAAGCATCCAGGAGGGATATCCCTGACCCTACCAACCACAGGCCAAGCTGTTGGCTGCTCAGAAACTTTCTAAAAGTTGgtacttttatattttatttctgttaatggATTTTCCTACCAAGAATCTGTCCAATCACTTTCTGAacacacatcacacacacacacacactctgagCCTTCATCTGCAACCAGAATTACAGGCTGAATTTTACTATTACAAGGAAATCTACCTGGAATTTCTTCTTTGAGATATACTCTCATgtgactattttattttttcagtaaattatGCATACTCCTTgtctgccaaaaaaaacccaaccctgtGTGTGGAACACCTGGAAATAGATACACATAGATATACACGTATGTGTAATTTGACATTCTAGCAGGAAGAATGTGCACATCTTAGCAAGGCACTGAGAAGTGACACCTGTTAAGTTTTGTCTTTCAAACTGCTGTGTTCCTACTATTTTTAGTACTTCCTGACATTTACTTTCATTCCCTAGTACATGTATTGTAATATTAAATGTTGTGTGTTGCATGCTTCAATTTATGCACTCCTAcatatatactttatatacaGTAAAAAGTTAAACCACACTCCAAGGAAAGCTTGAGACAGTCTGCTAACCTGCTTAAGATAACTCAGACTATTAAGTCAAACATGACAAAGTGTTTCAGCCAACAGAATAttccccatctcctcctcaTCTGTTAAACACTGCAGGCTCAGGCTGAGAATGTCATAGAAAGTTCTACACTGTTCCTAAACCTGTAAAGTGAAAGGACTCCCCCTTGCTAAATGAGAACCATCCTGCAGCTGGCTGGAATAGAAACAAGGCAGTTTACCCCCACAAACCACAGAGGAACACACACTTACACTTGGAAAGGGACTCGTTCTGTACGATTGTCCAGCCTTCGTCTGCAACCAGAATTATGGGCTGGATTCTCTTGTGATGGCGATAATGGAATCTGTCtggaatttcttctttcagataAACCTTCATGTGGCTGTTGCAATTTTTGAGTAAGTTATACACATCTTCTTTGTCTGCCAAGGGAAATATTGCACatgaaacagctggaaattaaCTCCTGTTTACTACAATTATCTGTCATTAAACCTAAGAtctattatttcaaaataattataaaaaaaaccatagaaagttattttttttatgcccCTTATGAAATGCTACTTTGGTTGAGGTGAATTtcaaaatttgctttcattttaaatcagaCACCTCCCAGATGTGGGTTTGGACCTACAACTCAACTTACCATCTGGGCTTGAAGGGAAAAATTCAAGCAGAGAAATAACGAGAAAACAATCACCCCCTCAAGTAGTCAATATTTTATCcaatgcaatattttttttttctttttttactgtatGAATCACTTCGTTCATTAGTCTGGCCACAGAGAGGCCAGCAATGTCATGATTTTAGACATGCCTGCTGGGGACTCCTCTGAGATACAAAAATGGAATTCATGGTATGAAATCTTAGGTTTCACTCCCAAAAACAGAAGTGATAAAGCAATCAAAGTTTGGACTAGATTCTTACTTGGAAGTTTacacaatgacattttttattctgaataaacACATGGGTTTATTTCGTGCTCAGTGTGAATTACAGCTGCATAGACTAAGTGAGCAACAAGAGGGCAGGCAAAATAAGTACCTATCTACTTTATCAACCACCTGCACCAGGGTCATGCTTATCAGCCACAGCAATTGGACAAGAAACTCTCCCTGTCCCACTGTTTGCCAAAACAAACTTCTAAATAAACCATCTTTAGCTTACTTCTTATGTCAAAGTTCTGCAACATGAACTCCATAGGTTTTGCAAAAGATAAGAATAGTCTAGGATACTGCATACTTTTTAGAGTCAAGATAAACAAGATTTAATTCTCAGTATATGCcttaaaaaataaccaaacccaAACATACTCTGCcttggcagcactgcagcaacCGGAGTCCTGTCTATCAGGGTGTAGTTATTGCGCCCGAGGCATTCATCCAGGACAATCAGCTTCTTTGCAGAACAGGAGGCCATTCCATGGTCACTTGTTATTATGACATTAACAGTGTCCCACAGACCCGATGCCTTCAGTTTGTTCATAAGGAAACCAATATGTTTATCCACTTCTTCCAGCACTTTGCTCATGTTCTGGGTGTCGTCTGGGCCGTACTTGTGCCCACTTGCATCCGGTTCTTCCCAGTAGAGCACAGCAAAACTGACTACTGGGTCAGAGCTGTTCAGCCATGCAACAATTCTCTCCACTCTCTCCTCAAATGTCACTGAGAAGTTGTACTTCATAAAGAAATGAGGGGTCGTGTTGTTGATTTTTACATCACTACCGGGCCACATTGCAGCAGCACTTGCTCCCTTTCCCTGTTGTTGATTTGTTACCCAAATTGGAACTGCCTCATCCCACCAGAAGGGATCTGAATCGTTGAACTGTGAAAATTTTTTCTTGGCATCTGCATCGTACATGTCATTAGCCACAATGCCATGGCTTTCCTCATACAAACCTGTCACTATGGTGTAATGGTTTGGGAAGGTCTTTGTGATAAAAGCATTCGTGACTTCTTTTACAAGCACACCATCCTCAATGAATTCCTGGAGATGAGGAAGTTTGTAGGTTTCCAAGTAATCAGCCCTGAAGCCATCAAAGGACACAAGAAGCAACCTGGGTACCGAGTCACCAGCTGACCGAGCACAACAGAGAAGGATTCCAGTAAAAAATAACATCAGCATCGAGTTCATTGTGGAGACTTTGAAGTGCTTCCAGCAGGTAATCAGATGCACCTGAGAAATTTAAACAGACAAGGCATGTAACCAAAACAATTCTACTGTGACCAGTTTAACTAGCTATACATTATATACATCTTCCTTCAAGAGGGCAATTCCAAAACACCCAGTCTAAGCAACCACTCAAGTCAACAGCAGATTTCCCTACTGACTTCAGGGGTTTCTCACATATTGTCAGAGTTTTTcatatattaaaacaaatgaacagtgagattttttccactgcagattaaaggaaaggaagaagagttttcttttgaTAAGTTATTCCACTGTTGTGTGTGTCCTATTACAATTCTACATTCTAAGacagaaaatcattatttttccttatgttcAAGCATAGGCACTTGTTCTGGACCCACATTTAAGAGTCCTCTGCAGCCCTAAATTCTTACTACACATCACTGTTCAGATCAGAAGCCTATTTCCTACTATAattgtaattttcctttttcagtttccaCCCTCTAGAGCTGCTGGAAGGCTTTTCAGCCTTTTGACATTCCCATTTACTCATTGCTTATTCCAAACACAGAACTGCCAGGAGTAACTTCcacttctgctttccttctaaGTTGCTCTACATCTACCATAACTGCATTTAAACCTGTCCTTTATATACCACACTTTTCTctctataaaaaaaaccaaaattaataaCCTTAGCTATGTGGTAAGTATTTCTCAGCAAAGAATGATTATTATGAGTGCCAGGTATGATTTGTAAGCTTTTACCTCCTCTTAACGTCTTATATGTGACTTAAGCACTTTGTTTAGGAAGGTTCACGTGGAGGCTCTATAGAATGATGCTCTCCGTCTTTAAGAGAAAGTGAAGCTCCAGGTTTCACAAAACCTTCTGCAATGTTGTTAGGGAGCGTATTTGCTTCTCAAGAAGAGCCCTATTACTacaaattttctctttatatttcttttatccTTTATCTTCCTTTATGTGCAGACAAACTGTGATTCTAGAAGGCACAGCAGCCGTCTTCCCAACATTTTTTACATCAACCCTTTCCCGCAAACTCCTTAAAACGGCAGGTTTAATTTAAAGGTATAAGGCGCTTTAATGTCAGCTGCAGCTTTAGCAGTGACGAGAATTCCAAGCACGGGAAGCCACCCCCCGCCCCCAGAGGTTAAAATGCCTGCAAAAGATACAAAAGTTACAAGGATTGTTTAAAACAGCATTGAGGCATCTCTTAACACAGAGGACTTGGAGTACAAAAAACCcttgtaaagaagaaaaaggagaaaagaaatgggaagagcAACGCAGCTGCCAATCACCGTTCGATGTCGTACGgtgctttaaaaagcagaacCAGTTTTCCACAGCGCAGTGAGACGCAAACCCGCAGCGTTCGCTTCGAAATGCTCCAAAGCGATGTGGCATTACAAGTGCCACATACACAAGAGGCATGTTATAAccaaaaattaactctaccccaaacaaacccagcaaaacaaCCCAGCCGTGAAAGATCACCGGCACTAGACCACCTGCTCCCGAACCTCCCGACCGGATTTTGGGCTTGCTCGGCTCGGTCAGAACAGAGGTTGTTCCGCCTGCAAAGCGCACACACGCGGCACCGCCGACCAACCGGGCGCTCCGGGTCGGTTTCCCCCGCGCCTGTCCCTTATCCGCACTCAGACCGAGCTCACCGCCCCCACAGCTTCCCGCCGAGGGATACCCCCGTCCCGTCCCCGCCAGGGCCCCACCGTGAGGTCCCGCTCCGGCTCCGCTCGGCCCGGGACGCGCGGGCGGCACCGGAGGTGACCGGAGGTGACCGGGGGCAGCAAGGGGGGGGGAAGGGGGTGCTCAGCGCCTGCGCACCCGCCTCCCGCGCAACCCCAACCGACAACTGACGGGCCTTGGGGGGGGCACGGGAGCTCCTCGGTGAGCGCGGCCTCCGCCCGCTGTGATTGGCTGCGGGCCCGCTGGCGGGAGATCCGATTGGCTGCGGTGCGGGGGGCGTGGCTGGATTGAACGGGGTGGGGAGCGGCAAGTGAGGGGCGGGCCGTGAGAGGGGTTGTGAGGAGGCCGTGAGGATTTTTCAAAGTCAGAGCGTCAGTTCGATGGAAAAGAGCTCTGCGATCATCGAGTTCAACCTGTGGCCGATGACCACATTGTCAACTAGACTATGTCTAtcagtgccatgtccagtctttccttaaacagcTCCCGGTGTTTTCCTTAAACACCACgtccagggacggtgactccaccGCTTCCCTCAGCAGCCCATTCTAATGTCTCACCACCCTTTTTGTGAAGAAGTTATTCTTGATGTCCGACTATAAACCTCCCGTGGTGCAACTTGAGACTATGACCTCTTGTtctgtccctgttcccagggagcagagcccgaccccacccggctgtcccctcctgtcagggagctgtgcagagccagaaggtccgtcttgagcctccttttctccaggctgagcttccccagctcctccctcagctgctcctcatcagagctgtgctccagacccttccccagctccgttcccttctCTGGCcaagctccagcccctcaatgtccctCCTGGACTGAGGCACCCTgaactggacacagctctcGAGTGacctcagcagtgccctgctgccACACACCGGGATGAAGGGGTTGGAGCTGAGGGGAGCCATGAGGGCTGTGGGATGAAGCCCTCCCAAGCAGAGCAATTTCAGGGAGCTCAGGGGTTTGTGAGGGATGTGTTGTACCTCCAGACCGGGATGCAGCTGACTTCGGGGCTGTTTGCTGGGCTTCCTATTGTTGCAGAAGGGCCCCGTGAGGTGAGGCTGTGATGGGACACGTCCTTGGGAGTGtccctgtgttttcccagcACACCCATAGCCTTCCTTCTGCCTCCTTTGCAGGTGCCCGGTAGCCCCAGGCTGTCACCTTTCCGAGGCAGTGATGCTTTGTCAGCATGACTCCTCCATGACTCCATCTCCCTTTTGGTCACACAGCTCTGTAAGCTGGCTGTTCATATTCTTTCACACACATCGCCTTTTTGTGGtctcttgaggaaaaaaatattttttttaccctaaaatgcagaataaaatggTCATGTGCTGTTGAATGTACTCTTGAGTGCCACTGCAGCAGTGAGTGGTATAATGAGTTGAGATCTGTTTTGGGTCCTGGTGTAAGTTTGTTTCATAAATTAAGGCAAATAGTTTGCATTCCcatggttttcctttttattatgaGAAGGGATTAGTAATTCTGCAAAACCTGTTAAGTTACTGGTGCTGAAAAACAATGAGATCAGCTCTATGTAAATAGACAAATGAAGCGTTCTTTAATAGCACAGAGCACAAgtcatcattattttaaaattcatcctaaaaactgagaaaaatacacTCTTATGGCTTCATAACTGACTGAAGTAGATCTGAATTTCATTCTGTGTACCCTGCTAGATGTTTATTCTGCAGGCGGTGTAGATTTCAGCTTGTTTCGTACTAATGGCTTTCACATATGTATGAGTTAGGCAGGTTTTGCTACCTGTATGTGCCAGCTGTAGAGTGGCTCTAAAATGTGGTACAGTAGGCTGAATAAAGTGGCACGCCCCTGATTCACCTTGATTTATGAAATGTAGCAGGTGTGGCAAAATACAGGCctgtaaaagaggaaaaaaaaacatctccaGGTGAGCTAGATAAGAGTTCTTGCAGCTACTCACGTGTTACGTGTCAAGTTCAAGTCAAGGTccttgggtgttttttttttctctgagtctCTTTTTGGTTATACAAATTCAGCTTTGTGAATATGCACATGACATCTGATCATGTGGAGGAGAGGTATGTGTCCTTTATAAATTGCTTTGTTGTATTGCCTTAAAAGTATTTGTTACTCAGAGTGAACTAGAACTCCAGGGAATGTGTAACAGAGCAAGTTCAATATTTTGACCAATTTCATCCATTTACAATTGAATTCTTGTTAAAATCTTTATGCACAGATGTA includes:
- the ENPP4 gene encoding bis(5'-adenosyl)-triphosphatase ENPP4, producing the protein MNSMLMLFFTGILLCCARSAGDSVPRLLLVSFDGFRADYLETYKLPHLQEFIEDGVLVKEVTNAFITKTFPNHYTIVTGLYEESHGIVANDMYDADAKKKFSQFNDSDPFWWDEAVPIWVTNQQQGKGASAAAMWPGSDVKINNTTPHFFMKYNFSVTFEERVERIVAWLNSSDPVVSFAVLYWEEPDASGHKYGPDDTQNMSKVLEEVDKHIGFLMNKLKASGLWDTVNVIITSDHGMASCSAKKLIVLDECLGRNNYTLIDRTPVAAVLPRQNKEDVYNLLKNCNSHMKVYLKEEIPDRFHYRHHKRIQPIILVADEGWTIVQNESLSKLGDHGYDNALPSMHPFLAARGPAFRRSYSHGSLDIVDIYPMMCHVLRLAPRPHNGTFANTKCLLADQWCISVPEAIGIVIGVFMVLSTFTCIIIISKNRVAPSRPFARLQLQSDDDDPLIG